One genomic window of Megachile rotundata isolate GNS110a chromosome 12, iyMegRotu1, whole genome shotgun sequence includes the following:
- the LOC100878437 gene encoding KH domain-containing, RNA-binding, signal transduction-associated protein 3 isoform X1 produces MSDRQSNGEYKYQRDENADGKVRASSEKERDEKEHQVDKAGEYVRELLQEKVDLDSQKWPNATRLLDQEIQKTQAIGKPIRDPKYVDIYREKPIRVSVKVLVPVREHPKFNFVGKLLGPKGNSMKRLQEETMCKMAVLGRGSMKDRQKEEEYRMSLDPKYAHLSDDLHVEITALAPPAEAYARIAFALAEVRKYLIPDNNDNIRQEQMREMEMSMNDDPSNADDRRPMRGVPSGGILRPTARPTMPRSSRAAILPPPSSRGPVSRQVSAKSKVFSILDRARVAMDQSYGYETATPPPSNRVGSHHDYDYHTSTGSSSRYGDRHYTSASGHNMFPSSRYTTYEYDDDAVPHSSHDYYETSEYPEESSSRAWKSYKTTTTSGSSSRYRNAPYSRPSK; encoded by the exons ATGAGTGATAGACAGAGTAATGGTGAGTATAAGTATCAAAGAGATGAAAATGCCGACGGGAAGGTAAGAGCATCATCAGAGAAGGAACGTGATGAAAAGGAACATCAAGTTGACAAAGCCGGGGAATATGTTCGGGAGCTATTGCAAGAAAAAGTTGACTTGGATTCGCAGAAATGGCCTAATGCAACTAGGCTACTCGATCAAG aaattcagaaaactcAAGCTATTGGAAAGCCAATAAGGGATCCAAAATATGTGGATATTTATCGTGAAAAACCAATACGTGTTTCAGTCAAGGTCTTGGTACCTGTTCGGGAACACCCCAAG TTTAACTTTGTTGGAAAATTATTGGGTCCTAAGGGTAATTCTATGAAACGTTTACAAGAAGAAACAATGTGTAAAATGGCTGTGCTAGGACGAGGATCAATGAAGGATCGTCAgaag GAGGAAGAATATCGTATGTCTTTGGATCCGAAATACGCTCATCTTTCGGATGATCTTCACGTTGAGATAACAGCTCTAGCACCTCCTGCAGAAGCTTACGCCCGTATCGCGTTTGCGTTAGCCGAAGTTCGGAAGTACTTGATTCccgataataatgataatatacGTCAGGAACAAATGCGTGAAATGGAGATGAGTATGAACGATGATCCGTCAAATGCCGATGACAGAAGACCCATGAGGGGCGTACCAAGCGGTGGTATATTGAGGCCAACTGCAAGACCTACGATGCCACGATCTTCAAGAG CGGCTATACTTCCACCACCCTCGAGTCGAGGACCAGTTTCACGTCAAGTATCGGCAAAGAGTAAAGTATTTTCCATTTTGGATCGTGCTAGAGTTGCTATGGATCAAAGTTATGG TTATGAGACTGCTACACCTCCTCCGAGTAATCGCGTTGGTTCTCATCACGATTATGATTATCACACGTCAACTGGCAGTAGTAGTCGGTACGGAGACCGACATTATACATCAGCATCGgg ACATAATATGTTCCCTTCCTCGAGGTACACGACTTACGAGTACGATGACGATGCTGTTCCGCACTCTTCACACGACTACTACGAAACGTCTGAATACCCAG AGGAATCATCGAGCCGCGCATGGAAATCGTACAAGACGACAACGACATCGGGCTCAAGCTCGCGCTACCGCAACGCTCCGTATTCACGACCCTCCAAGTAA
- the LOC100878437 gene encoding KH domain-containing, RNA-binding, signal transduction-associated protein 3 isoform X2 — protein MSDRQSNGEYKYQRDENADGKVRASSEKERDEKEHQVDKAGEYVRELLQEKVDLDSQKWPNATRLLDQEIQKTQAIGKPIRDPKYVDIYREKPIRVSVKVLVPVREHPKFNFVGKLLGPKGNSMKRLQEETMCKMAVLGRGSMKDRQKEEEYRMSLDPKYAHLSDDLHVEITALAPPAEAYARIAFALAEVRKYLIPDNNDNIRQEQMREMEMSMNDDPSNADDRRPMRGVPSGGILRPTARPTMPRSSRAAILPPPSSRGPVSRQVSAKSKVFSILDRARVAMDQSYGYETATPPPSNRVGSHHDYDYHTSTGSSSRYGDRHYTSASGYTTYEYDDDAVPHSSHDYYETSEYPEESSSRAWKSYKTTTTSGSSSRYRNAPYSRPSK, from the exons ATGAGTGATAGACAGAGTAATGGTGAGTATAAGTATCAAAGAGATGAAAATGCCGACGGGAAGGTAAGAGCATCATCAGAGAAGGAACGTGATGAAAAGGAACATCAAGTTGACAAAGCCGGGGAATATGTTCGGGAGCTATTGCAAGAAAAAGTTGACTTGGATTCGCAGAAATGGCCTAATGCAACTAGGCTACTCGATCAAG aaattcagaaaactcAAGCTATTGGAAAGCCAATAAGGGATCCAAAATATGTGGATATTTATCGTGAAAAACCAATACGTGTTTCAGTCAAGGTCTTGGTACCTGTTCGGGAACACCCCAAG TTTAACTTTGTTGGAAAATTATTGGGTCCTAAGGGTAATTCTATGAAACGTTTACAAGAAGAAACAATGTGTAAAATGGCTGTGCTAGGACGAGGATCAATGAAGGATCGTCAgaag GAGGAAGAATATCGTATGTCTTTGGATCCGAAATACGCTCATCTTTCGGATGATCTTCACGTTGAGATAACAGCTCTAGCACCTCCTGCAGAAGCTTACGCCCGTATCGCGTTTGCGTTAGCCGAAGTTCGGAAGTACTTGATTCccgataataatgataatatacGTCAGGAACAAATGCGTGAAATGGAGATGAGTATGAACGATGATCCGTCAAATGCCGATGACAGAAGACCCATGAGGGGCGTACCAAGCGGTGGTATATTGAGGCCAACTGCAAGACCTACGATGCCACGATCTTCAAGAG CGGCTATACTTCCACCACCCTCGAGTCGAGGACCAGTTTCACGTCAAGTATCGGCAAAGAGTAAAGTATTTTCCATTTTGGATCGTGCTAGAGTTGCTATGGATCAAAGTTATGG TTATGAGACTGCTACACCTCCTCCGAGTAATCGCGTTGGTTCTCATCACGATTATGATTATCACACGTCAACTGGCAGTAGTAGTCGGTACGGAGACCGACATTATACATCAGCATCGgg GTACACGACTTACGAGTACGATGACGATGCTGTTCCGCACTCTTCACACGACTACTACGAAACGTCTGAATACCCAG AGGAATCATCGAGCCGCGCATGGAAATCGTACAAGACGACAACGACATCGGGCTCAAGCTCGCGCTACCGCAACGCTCCGTATTCACGACCCTCCAAGTAA
- the LOC100878437 gene encoding KH domain-containing, RNA-binding, signal transduction-associated protein 3 isoform X4, translating into MSDRQSNGEYKYQRDENADGKVRASSEKERDEKEHQVDKAGEYVRELLQEKVDLDSQKWPNATRLLDQEIQKTQAIGKPIRDPKYVDIYREKPIRVSVKVLVPVREHPKFNFVGKLLGPKGNSMKRLQEETMCKMAVLGRGSMKDRQKEEEYRMSLDPKYAHLSDDLHVEITALAPPAEAYARIAFALAEVRKYLIPDNNDNIRQEQMREMEMSMNDDPSNADDRRPMRGVPSGGILRPTARPTMPRSSRAAILPPPSSRGPVSRQVSAKSKVFSILDRARVAMDQSYGYETATPPPSNRVGSHHDYDYHTSTGSSSRYGDRHYTSASGYTTYEYDDDAVPHSSHDYYETSEYPGV; encoded by the exons ATGAGTGATAGACAGAGTAATGGTGAGTATAAGTATCAAAGAGATGAAAATGCCGACGGGAAGGTAAGAGCATCATCAGAGAAGGAACGTGATGAAAAGGAACATCAAGTTGACAAAGCCGGGGAATATGTTCGGGAGCTATTGCAAGAAAAAGTTGACTTGGATTCGCAGAAATGGCCTAATGCAACTAGGCTACTCGATCAAG aaattcagaaaactcAAGCTATTGGAAAGCCAATAAGGGATCCAAAATATGTGGATATTTATCGTGAAAAACCAATACGTGTTTCAGTCAAGGTCTTGGTACCTGTTCGGGAACACCCCAAG TTTAACTTTGTTGGAAAATTATTGGGTCCTAAGGGTAATTCTATGAAACGTTTACAAGAAGAAACAATGTGTAAAATGGCTGTGCTAGGACGAGGATCAATGAAGGATCGTCAgaag GAGGAAGAATATCGTATGTCTTTGGATCCGAAATACGCTCATCTTTCGGATGATCTTCACGTTGAGATAACAGCTCTAGCACCTCCTGCAGAAGCTTACGCCCGTATCGCGTTTGCGTTAGCCGAAGTTCGGAAGTACTTGATTCccgataataatgataatatacGTCAGGAACAAATGCGTGAAATGGAGATGAGTATGAACGATGATCCGTCAAATGCCGATGACAGAAGACCCATGAGGGGCGTACCAAGCGGTGGTATATTGAGGCCAACTGCAAGACCTACGATGCCACGATCTTCAAGAG CGGCTATACTTCCACCACCCTCGAGTCGAGGACCAGTTTCACGTCAAGTATCGGCAAAGAGTAAAGTATTTTCCATTTTGGATCGTGCTAGAGTTGCTATGGATCAAAGTTATGG TTATGAGACTGCTACACCTCCTCCGAGTAATCGCGTTGGTTCTCATCACGATTATGATTATCACACGTCAACTGGCAGTAGTAGTCGGTACGGAGACCGACATTATACATCAGCATCGgg GTACACGACTTACGAGTACGATGACGATGCTGTTCCGCACTCTTCACACGACTACTACGAAACGTCTGAATACCCAG
- the LOC100878437 gene encoding KH domain-containing, RNA-binding, signal transduction-associated protein 3 isoform X3 translates to MSDRQSNGEYKYQRDENADGKVRASSEKERDEKEHQVDKAGEYVRELLQEKVDLDSQKWPNATRLLDQEIQKTQAIGKPIRDPKYVDIYREKPIRVSVKVLVPVREHPKFNFVGKLLGPKGNSMKRLQEETMCKMAVLGRGSMKDRQKEEEYRMSLDPKYAHLSDDLHVEITALAPPAEAYARIAFALAEVRKYLIPDNNDNIRQEQMREMEMSMNDDPSNADDRRPMRGVPSGGILRPTARPTMPRSSRAAILPPPSSRGPVSRQVSAKSKVFSILDRARVAMDQSYGYETATPPPSNRVGSHHDYDYHTSTGSSSRYGDRHYTSASGHNMFPSSRYTTYEYDDDAVPHSSHDYYETSEYPGV, encoded by the exons ATGAGTGATAGACAGAGTAATGGTGAGTATAAGTATCAAAGAGATGAAAATGCCGACGGGAAGGTAAGAGCATCATCAGAGAAGGAACGTGATGAAAAGGAACATCAAGTTGACAAAGCCGGGGAATATGTTCGGGAGCTATTGCAAGAAAAAGTTGACTTGGATTCGCAGAAATGGCCTAATGCAACTAGGCTACTCGATCAAG aaattcagaaaactcAAGCTATTGGAAAGCCAATAAGGGATCCAAAATATGTGGATATTTATCGTGAAAAACCAATACGTGTTTCAGTCAAGGTCTTGGTACCTGTTCGGGAACACCCCAAG TTTAACTTTGTTGGAAAATTATTGGGTCCTAAGGGTAATTCTATGAAACGTTTACAAGAAGAAACAATGTGTAAAATGGCTGTGCTAGGACGAGGATCAATGAAGGATCGTCAgaag GAGGAAGAATATCGTATGTCTTTGGATCCGAAATACGCTCATCTTTCGGATGATCTTCACGTTGAGATAACAGCTCTAGCACCTCCTGCAGAAGCTTACGCCCGTATCGCGTTTGCGTTAGCCGAAGTTCGGAAGTACTTGATTCccgataataatgataatatacGTCAGGAACAAATGCGTGAAATGGAGATGAGTATGAACGATGATCCGTCAAATGCCGATGACAGAAGACCCATGAGGGGCGTACCAAGCGGTGGTATATTGAGGCCAACTGCAAGACCTACGATGCCACGATCTTCAAGAG CGGCTATACTTCCACCACCCTCGAGTCGAGGACCAGTTTCACGTCAAGTATCGGCAAAGAGTAAAGTATTTTCCATTTTGGATCGTGCTAGAGTTGCTATGGATCAAAGTTATGG TTATGAGACTGCTACACCTCCTCCGAGTAATCGCGTTGGTTCTCATCACGATTATGATTATCACACGTCAACTGGCAGTAGTAGTCGGTACGGAGACCGACATTATACATCAGCATCGgg ACATAATATGTTCCCTTCCTCGAGGTACACGACTTACGAGTACGATGACGATGCTGTTCCGCACTCTTCACACGACTACTACGAAACGTCTGAATACCCAG
- the LOC100879406 gene encoding N-acetyltransferase family 8 member 3: MSHIVVIRSYKPGDEINCKELIKSGIMSSLSSTFFGIVLKELTFQLMILFAAIMFIFFGLPLTVCFLVIPLVIFLVYIGTYIGFTAKSMEVNEEVSNIPRMYMSNAFSCFWVAEAFEPYIMTHHPKNIHYTIMTEQQFRDSNIDISSQVKRIVGTIALCKSHRLDKGAWIKRLYVHERYRRKGIASCLINVAVQFAIDQGYSCANLVASEYTEGGRELCLKKGFELRQMYHRPIVGPLVTILMYELTYQIKPGEDDYVPTAYNRSMLNQ, from the exons ATGAGTCACATAGTCGTAATACGCAGCTATAAACCGGGTGATGAAATCAACTgtaaggaattaataaaatccGGTATTATGTCATCTTTAAGTTCAACATTTTTTGGAATTGTATTAAAAGAACTGACGTTTCAATTGATGATACTGTTTGCCGCTataatgttcatttttttcGGATTACCTCTTACAGTTTGTTTTTTAGTTATACCCCTTGTTATTTTTCTTGTCTACATTGGAACTTACATAGGTTTCACCGCGAAATCTATGGAAGTTAATGAAGAAGTTTCTAACATACCAAG GATGTACATGTCCAATGCATTTTCATGCTTTTGGGTTGCGGAAGCATTTGAACCTTACATAATGACACATCATCCAAAGAATATACATTACACCATTATGACAGAACAACAGTTTCGCGATTCAAATATTGATATTTCATCTCAAGTAAAAAGGATTGTAGGGACCATTGCTTTATGTAAAAGTCATAGATTAGACAAAGGTGCATGGATTAAAAGGCTATATGTACATGAACGATACAGAAGAAAAGGAATTGCTTCGTGCCTGATTAATGTTGCTGTGCAATTTGCTATTGATCAAGGTTATAGCTGTGCTAATCTTGTTGCTTCCGAATATACAGAAGGTGGAAGAGAGTTATGTCTTAAGAAAGGTTTTGAATTGCGACAAATGTATCATAGACCCATAGTGGGTCCACTTGTAACTATATTAATGTATGAACTGACATATCAAATTAAACCGGGTGAAGATGATTATGTACCTACTGCATACAATAGATCAATGCTTAATCAATAA
- the LOC100880182 gene encoding uncharacterized protein LOC100880182 isoform X1 codes for MSRSYSLITNTIKKKMLPPTYVEGFHDLEAVKAMEYRPLGKTGLLVSKLSLGGGPFGCHYNSFNEDEAIEVIRQGIKQGINYIDTAPWYGQGRSETIIGKALKGIPRKAYYIATKVGRYELNYENMFDFSKEKTRNSFNDSLKRLGLDYVDVIQVHDIEFAQSLDVVITQTLPELSIKIADGKAKYIGITGYPVSVLKKCIEKSNINIAVVMSYARYTLLDNTLCDYIPFFKEHNIGIINAAAVCMGLLTNKGPQAWHPGSDNTKKLCTEAASYCRDNDIELARLALWYSMQCEDIATFLSGMQTLSDLNMSLDLVRNGITEREKNLLQEIQEKYISKVTEKHWEGKEFQTYWENVRK; via the exons ATGAGTAGAAGTTATAGCTTAATTACAAATACgataaaaaa AAAAATGTTACCGCCGACATATGTCGAAGGTTTCCACGATTTGGAAGCTGTAAAGGCAATGGAATATAGGCCACTCGGCAAAACTGGATTATTAGTTAGCAAATTATCACTTGGCGGTGGACCATTTGGCTGTCATTACAA TTCGTTCAACGAAGACGAGGCTATTGAAGTGATACGTCAAGGAATAAAACAGGGAATTAATTACATTGATACTGCACCATGGTACGGCCAAGGTCGCTCAGAAACCATAATTGGAAAA GCTCTCAAAGGCATTCCCCGTAAAGCATATTATATTGCGACAAAAGTTGGACGATATGaattaaattacgaaaatatGTTCGACTTTTCGAAAGAAAAGACTAGGAACAGTTTTAACGACAGTTTGAAACGACTCGGCTTAGATTACGTAGATGTCATTCAG GTTCACGACATCGAATTTGCACAAAGTTTAGACGTAGTAATTACGCAAACTTTACCAGAATTATCGATTAAGATTGCGGATGGTAAAGCGAAATATATAGGTATTACCGGATATCCGGTATCGGTTTTGAAAAAGTGTATcgaaaaaagtaatattaacaTAGCCGTTGTCATGAGCTATGCAAGGTACACGTTACTAGATAATACTTTGTGTGATTATATTCCATTTTTTAAG GAGCACAATATTGGTATAATTAATGCTGCAGCAGTATGTATGGGATTACTAACTAATAAAGGACCACAAGCTTGGCATCCTGGTTCAgataatacaaaaaaattatgCACAGAGGCTGCAAGTTATTGCAGA GACAATGATATTGAATTAGCAAGATTAGCATTATGGTACTCTATGCAATGTGAGGATATAGCCACTTTCCTGAGTGGAATGCAAACTTTAAGTGACCTGAACATGAGCCTGGATTTAGTAAGAAATGGCATTACAGAAAGGGAGAAAAATCTAttacaagaaattcaagaaaa ATACATAAGTAAAGTAACAGAGAAACATTGGGAAGGTAAAGAGTTTCAGACATATTGGGAAAATGTAAGAAagtaa
- the LOC100880182 gene encoding uncharacterized protein LOC100880182 isoform X3 encodes MSRSYSLITNTIKNSFNEDEAIEVIRQGIKQGINYIDTAPWYGQGRSETIIGKALKGIPRKAYYIATKVGRYELNYENMFDFSKEKTRNSFNDSLKRLGLDYVDVIQVHDIEFAQSLDVVITQTLPELSIKIADGKAKYIGITGYPVSVLKKCIEKSNINIAVVMSYARYTLLDNTLCDYIPFFKEHNIGIINAAAVCMGLLTNKGPQAWHPGSDNTKKLCTEAASYCRDNDIELARLALWYSMQCEDIATFLSGMQTLSDLNMSLDLVRNGITEREKNLLQEIQEKYISKVTEKHWEGKEFQTYWENVRK; translated from the exons ATGAGTAGAAGTTATAGCTTAATTACAAATACgataaaaaa TTCGTTCAACGAAGACGAGGCTATTGAAGTGATACGTCAAGGAATAAAACAGGGAATTAATTACATTGATACTGCACCATGGTACGGCCAAGGTCGCTCAGAAACCATAATTGGAAAA GCTCTCAAAGGCATTCCCCGTAAAGCATATTATATTGCGACAAAAGTTGGACGATATGaattaaattacgaaaatatGTTCGACTTTTCGAAAGAAAAGACTAGGAACAGTTTTAACGACAGTTTGAAACGACTCGGCTTAGATTACGTAGATGTCATTCAG GTTCACGACATCGAATTTGCACAAAGTTTAGACGTAGTAATTACGCAAACTTTACCAGAATTATCGATTAAGATTGCGGATGGTAAAGCGAAATATATAGGTATTACCGGATATCCGGTATCGGTTTTGAAAAAGTGTATcgaaaaaagtaatattaacaTAGCCGTTGTCATGAGCTATGCAAGGTACACGTTACTAGATAATACTTTGTGTGATTATATTCCATTTTTTAAG GAGCACAATATTGGTATAATTAATGCTGCAGCAGTATGTATGGGATTACTAACTAATAAAGGACCACAAGCTTGGCATCCTGGTTCAgataatacaaaaaaattatgCACAGAGGCTGCAAGTTATTGCAGA GACAATGATATTGAATTAGCAAGATTAGCATTATGGTACTCTATGCAATGTGAGGATATAGCCACTTTCCTGAGTGGAATGCAAACTTTAAGTGACCTGAACATGAGCCTGGATTTAGTAAGAAATGGCATTACAGAAAGGGAGAAAAATCTAttacaagaaattcaagaaaa ATACATAAGTAAAGTAACAGAGAAACATTGGGAAGGTAAAGAGTTTCAGACATATTGGGAAAATGTAAGAAagtaa
- the LOC100880182 gene encoding uncharacterized protein LOC100880182 isoform X2, producing the protein MLPPTYVEGFHDLEAVKAMEYRPLGKTGLLVSKLSLGGGPFGCHYNSFNEDEAIEVIRQGIKQGINYIDTAPWYGQGRSETIIGKALKGIPRKAYYIATKVGRYELNYENMFDFSKEKTRNSFNDSLKRLGLDYVDVIQVHDIEFAQSLDVVITQTLPELSIKIADGKAKYIGITGYPVSVLKKCIEKSNINIAVVMSYARYTLLDNTLCDYIPFFKEHNIGIINAAAVCMGLLTNKGPQAWHPGSDNTKKLCTEAASYCRDNDIELARLALWYSMQCEDIATFLSGMQTLSDLNMSLDLVRNGITEREKNLLQEIQEKYISKVTEKHWEGKEFQTYWENVRK; encoded by the exons ATGTTACCGCCGACATATGTCGAAGGTTTCCACGATTTGGAAGCTGTAAAGGCAATGGAATATAGGCCACTCGGCAAAACTGGATTATTAGTTAGCAAATTATCACTTGGCGGTGGACCATTTGGCTGTCATTACAA TTCGTTCAACGAAGACGAGGCTATTGAAGTGATACGTCAAGGAATAAAACAGGGAATTAATTACATTGATACTGCACCATGGTACGGCCAAGGTCGCTCAGAAACCATAATTGGAAAA GCTCTCAAAGGCATTCCCCGTAAAGCATATTATATTGCGACAAAAGTTGGACGATATGaattaaattacgaaaatatGTTCGACTTTTCGAAAGAAAAGACTAGGAACAGTTTTAACGACAGTTTGAAACGACTCGGCTTAGATTACGTAGATGTCATTCAG GTTCACGACATCGAATTTGCACAAAGTTTAGACGTAGTAATTACGCAAACTTTACCAGAATTATCGATTAAGATTGCGGATGGTAAAGCGAAATATATAGGTATTACCGGATATCCGGTATCGGTTTTGAAAAAGTGTATcgaaaaaagtaatattaacaTAGCCGTTGTCATGAGCTATGCAAGGTACACGTTACTAGATAATACTTTGTGTGATTATATTCCATTTTTTAAG GAGCACAATATTGGTATAATTAATGCTGCAGCAGTATGTATGGGATTACTAACTAATAAAGGACCACAAGCTTGGCATCCTGGTTCAgataatacaaaaaaattatgCACAGAGGCTGCAAGTTATTGCAGA GACAATGATATTGAATTAGCAAGATTAGCATTATGGTACTCTATGCAATGTGAGGATATAGCCACTTTCCTGAGTGGAATGCAAACTTTAAGTGACCTGAACATGAGCCTGGATTTAGTAAGAAATGGCATTACAGAAAGGGAGAAAAATCTAttacaagaaattcaagaaaa ATACATAAGTAAAGTAACAGAGAAACATTGGGAAGGTAAAGAGTTTCAGACATATTGGGAAAATGTAAGAAagtaa
- the LOC100880182 gene encoding uncharacterized protein LOC100880182 isoform X4 codes for MFDFSKEKTRNSFNDSLKRLGLDYVDVIQVHDIEFAQSLDVVITQTLPELSIKIADGKAKYIGITGYPVSVLKKCIEKSNINIAVVMSYARYTLLDNTLCDYIPFFKEHNIGIINAAAVCMGLLTNKGPQAWHPGSDNTKKLCTEAASYCRDNDIELARLALWYSMQCEDIATFLSGMQTLSDLNMSLDLVRNGITEREKNLLQEIQEKYISKVTEKHWEGKEFQTYWENVRK; via the exons atGTTCGACTTTTCGAAAGAAAAGACTAGGAACAGTTTTAACGACAGTTTGAAACGACTCGGCTTAGATTACGTAGATGTCATTCAG GTTCACGACATCGAATTTGCACAAAGTTTAGACGTAGTAATTACGCAAACTTTACCAGAATTATCGATTAAGATTGCGGATGGTAAAGCGAAATATATAGGTATTACCGGATATCCGGTATCGGTTTTGAAAAAGTGTATcgaaaaaagtaatattaacaTAGCCGTTGTCATGAGCTATGCAAGGTACACGTTACTAGATAATACTTTGTGTGATTATATTCCATTTTTTAAG GAGCACAATATTGGTATAATTAATGCTGCAGCAGTATGTATGGGATTACTAACTAATAAAGGACCACAAGCTTGGCATCCTGGTTCAgataatacaaaaaaattatgCACAGAGGCTGCAAGTTATTGCAGA GACAATGATATTGAATTAGCAAGATTAGCATTATGGTACTCTATGCAATGTGAGGATATAGCCACTTTCCTGAGTGGAATGCAAACTTTAAGTGACCTGAACATGAGCCTGGATTTAGTAAGAAATGGCATTACAGAAAGGGAGAAAAATCTAttacaagaaattcaagaaaa ATACATAAGTAAAGTAACAGAGAAACATTGGGAAGGTAAAGAGTTTCAGACATATTGGGAAAATGTAAGAAagtaa